The nucleotide window CCATGCTCTCCGTCAAACAGGAATTGCTCGCGGCGCTGGCTGGCGAGCTGGAAAAAATCTCGCCCGGCGCCGGTGCGCGCGCCGCATTCGAGTCGCCCAAGGTGGCCGCGCACGGCGACTTCGCCTGCACCGCCGCCATGCAGCTGGCCAAGCCGCTCAAGGCCAACCCGCGAGCCCTGGGCGAGCAGCTCAAGGCCGCCCTCGAAGCCACGCCGGCCTGCCAGCGCTGGGTCGATGCCATCGAGATCGCGGGCCCCGGCTTCCTCAACATCCGCCTCAAGCCCGCCGCCAAGCAGGAAGTGGTGCGCGAGGTGCTGGCCGCGGGCCAGCGCTTCGGCTACCAGCAGGACAACGGCGGGCGCGTGCTGGTCGAGTTCGTCTCGGCCAACCCTACCGGCCCGCTGCACGTGGGCCATGGCCGCCAGGCGGCGCTGGGCGACGCCATCTGCAACCTGTTCAGCACCCAGGGCTGGAACGTGCACCGCGAGTTCTATTACAACGACGCGGGCGTGCAGATCGACACGCTGACCAAGAGCACGCAGCTGCGCGCCAAGGGCTTCAAGCCCGGCGACGACTGCTGGCCCACCGACGCCGACAACCCGCTGGCCAAGAACTTCTACAACGGCGACTACATCGCCGACATTGCCCAGGCGTTCCTGGCCAGGGAAACGGTCAAGGCCGACGACCGCGAATTCACTGCCAACGGCGACGTGGAGGACTACGACAACATCCGCCAGTTCGCCGTGGCCTACCTGCGCAACGAGCAGGACAAGGACCTGCAGGCCTTCAACCTGAAGTTCGACGAGTACTACCTGGAGTCCAGCCTGTACACCAGCGGCCGCGTCGAGGCCACGGTGAACCGGCTCATCGCCAACGGCAAGACCTACGAGCAGGACGGTGCGCTGTGGCTCAAGTCCACCGACTATGGCGACGACAAGGACCGCGTGATGCGGAAAAAGGACGGCACCTATACCTACTTCGTGCCTGACGTGGCCTACCACATCGCCAAGTGGGAGCGCGGCTTCGCCAAGGTCGTCAACATCCAGGGCACGGACCACCACGGCACCATCGCGCGCGTGCGCGCCGGCCTGCAGGCGGCCGACGTGGGCATTCCCCAGGGCTACCCCGACTACGTGCTGCACACCATGGTGCGCGTGGTGCGCGGCGGCCAGGAGGTGAAGATCAGCAAGCGCGCCGGTTCCTACGTCACGCTGCGCGACCTGATCGAGTGGACCAGCAAGGACGCGGTGCGCTTCTTCCTGCTGAGCCGCAAGCCCGACACCGAGTACACCTTCGACGTGGACCTGGCCGTGGCGCAGAACAACGACAACCCGGTGTACTACGTGCAGTACGCGCATGCGCGCATCTGCTCGGTGCTGCGGGCGTGGCAGGAGCAGGGCGGCGACGTGGCTTCGCTACAGGGCGCGGATCTGTCGGCCCTCGAAGGCCCGCAGGCCCAGGCGCTGATGCTGCAGCTCGCCAAGTACCCCGAGATGCTCACCGCCGCCGCCGAGGGCGAGGCCCCGCACGACGTGACCTTCTACCTGCGCGACCTGGCCGCGGCATACCACAGCTACTACGATGCCGAGCGCATCCTGGTGGACGACGAAGCCGTCAAGCGCGCGCGCCTGGCCCTGGTTGCCGCCACGGCGCAGGTGCTGGCCAACGGCCTGGCGGTGCTGGGCGTATCGGCTCCTGAACGAATGTAAGCCTCTACTGCTATGAAAACACGACAACGCGGCGGCACCATCGTCGGCTTCATTTTCGGTTTGATCGTCGGGCTGGGGGTGGCGCTGGCCGTCGTGGTCTACGTGATGAAAGTGCCCGTGCCCTTCATCACCAAGGGCGGGCTGCGCGGCCCCGAGCAGGACGCGGCCGAGGCCGAGAAGAACCGCAACTGGAACCCCAACCAGGCACTGGCGGGCAAGCCGGCGCCCGCGCGGCCCGCCGAGCCCGCCGCCCCGGCGGCGTCCGAGCCCGTGGCGCCGGCGCCGTCCAAGGTGGCGGAGCCCAAGCCGGACGCCAAGGCCGACGCCAAGGAAGCGGTGGCGAAGAACCCCAAGGACAAGGACGCCAAGCCCGCGGCCTCGGCCGATCCGCTGGGGGACTTCGCCAAGGCCAAGGCCTCGAATGCCACGGTGGAGCCGTTCGAGTATTTCGTGCAGGCCGGCGCGTTCAACACCCAGCAGGATGCCGACGCGCAGCGCGCCAAGCTGGCCATGCTGGGCTGGGAGGCGCGCGTGAGCGAGCGCGAGCAGAATGGGCGCGCCTACTTCCGCGTGCGCGTGGGGCCGTTCGCCAAGCGCGATGACGCCGAGCAGCTCAAGGACAAGCTCAAGGGCGCGGGCGTGGAATCGACCCTGGTGCGCGTCCAGCGGTGATGCCCTGCCAGGCGCTGCGCGCCCGGCAATGAACTTTTCACGGGGGCGCCGCTCCCATCGCTATTCCGATCAAGGAGATTGACGAAACATGAAACGCCGCGAGTTTTCTCTCACCGCTGCCTCGGCCCTGGCCGTGGGTGCCATTTCCCTGCCCGCCATGGCCCAGCCGCGCGAAGGCAAGGACTACCGCAAGCTGGCCAAGCCCGCAGCGACCGAAGCGCCTGCCGGCAAGGTGGAAGTGATCGAGTTCTTCTGGTACAGCTGCGGCCATTGCAACGCCTTCGAGCCGGCCTTCGCCGCCTGGCTGAAGACCGCGCCCAAGGACCTCGTGGTGCACCGCGTGCCCGTGGCGTTCAACGGCAGCTTCGTGCCGCAGCAGAAGATCTATTACGCGCTCGAAGGCCTGGGCAAAACCGAGGAAATCCACGCCAAGGTGTTCCGCGCCATCCATGTGGACCGCCTGAAGCTCACCAAGGACGAGGAAATCTTCGACTGGATGGGCAAGCAGGGCGTGGACGTGGCCAAGTTCAAGGAGATGTACAACTCCTTCACCGTGTCGAACCAGGTGCGCAAGGCCACGCAGATTCAGGACGCCTACGGCGTCGAGGGTGTGCCCTCGATGGGCGTGGCCGGCCGCTACTACACCGACGGCACCATGGCCGGCAGCATGCAGAACGTGCTGCAGGTGGTAGAGCAACTGGCCGCCCAGGCGCGCAAGGGCGCCTGAGCCCTTTTTCCCCCCGGACCAGCAGCCCGCCCGTGCGGGCTGTTTTTCTTTCTCCCGGCCGGTCGCTGCGCTGTAAGGATGGCAAAGGCTTGCCTTCCTAGAATGCGCCGCCCATGCTGCACTGCAGCATGCGGCAATCGGTGCCAACAATCCAGGGAGAAAAATGTCCAATCCACTCTATGACAACATCAAGCGCGACCCGCGCTACGCGCAGCTCGTGCGCGAGCGGGCGCGCTTCGCGACGACGCTGGCGCTGCTGGTCATCGGCGTCTTCTTCGCCTTCGTGCTGCTGGTGGCCTTCGTGCCCGGCGTCATCGCCCAGCGCCTGTCGGAAGGCAGCAACCTGACCGTGGGCATTGCCCTGGGGTTTGCGCAGTTCGTGTTCTTCTGCGCGCTTACCTGGGTGTACGTGCGCCGCGCCAACCGCGATTTCGATCCCCGCAACGCACAGATCGTGCAAGACGCCCTGAGGAAGTCGTGATGCGCATGCCTTCCTCCTTCTCCTCCTCCTCCTCGCGCGCGCTGCTGGCGCTGTCCCTGCTGCTGCCGGCCCTGGCCTGGGCCGGCCCCGATCTGGGCGTGGCCCAGAAGCAGCCGCTCAACTGGCACGCCATCGGCATGTTCTTCGTCTTCGTGCTGATGACGCTGGGCATCACCTACTGGGCCGCCGGGCGCTCCAAGTCGGCGTCCGACTTCTACACCGCCGGCGGCGGCATCACCGGCAAGCAGAATGGCCTGGCCATCGCGGGCGACTTCATGTCGGCCGCCACGCTGCTGGGCCTCACCGCCATGATCTACGGCGACGGCGTCGACGGCTACATCTACATGGTGGCCTTCTTCGTCGGCTGGCCCATCATCCTGTTCCTGATGGCCGAGCGCCTGCGCAACCTGGGCAAGTTCACCTTTGCCGACATCACCGCCTACCGCCTGCGCCAGGGCCCGGTGCGCACCATGGCCGCCGTCAGCTCGCTCACGGTGGTGTGCTTCTACCTGGTGGCGCAGATGGTCGGTGCCGGCCAGCTCATCAAGCTGCTGTTCGGCCTGGACTACAACGTGGCCCTGGTCGTCGTGGGTGCGCTGATGCTGGTGTACGTGATCTTCGGCGGCATGGTCGCCACCACCTGGGTGCAGATCATCAAGGCCTGCATGCTGCTGGCCGGGGGCACCGCCATCATGCTGCTGGCGTTCTCGCAGTTCGGCTTCAGCTTCGAGACCCTGACCACCAAGGCCATGGAAGTGCACAAGCTGGGGCAGAACATGCTCTCGCCGGGCAAGCTGCTGGCCGACCCGGTGACCGCCCTTTCCATGGGCCTGGGCCTGATGTTCGGCATCGCCGGGCTGCCGCACATCCTGATGCGCTTCTTCACCGTGACCAACGCGCAGGAGGCGCGCAAGTCGGTGTTCTACGCCTCGGGCATCATCGCCTTCTTCTTCAACGTCATCGCCATCATGGGGCTGTGCGCCATCGTGCTGGTGGGCACCAACCCCGAGTTCTTCGAGGGCGGCCAGGTCGGCGGCAAGCTGGTGGGCGGCGGCAACATGGTGGCGCTGCACCTGGCCAAGGCCGCGGGCGGCAACCTGCTGCTGGGCTTCCTGTCGGCCGTGGCGTTCGCCACCATCCTGGCCGTGGTGGCCGGCCTGGCGCTGGCGGGGGCCTCGGCCATCTCGCACGACCTGTACGCCCGCGTCATCATGAAGGGCCAGGCCAGCGAGGAGAAGGAGATCCGCGTCTCCAAGATCGCCACCCTGTGCCTGGGCGTGGTGGCCGTGCTGCTGGGCATGGCGTTCGAGAAGATGAACGTGGCCTTCATGGTGGCGCTGGCGTTCGGCGTGGCTTCCTGCGCCAACTTCCCGGTGCTGCTCATGTCGATGTACTGGAAGGGCCTGACCACGCGCGGCGCCCTGGTGGGTGGCTACACCGGGCTGATCAGCTCGGTGCTGTTCGTGCTCTTCTCCAAGTCGGTGTGGGTGGATGTGTTGGGCCATGCCGCGCCGCTGTTCCCCTACACGCAGCCGGCGCTGTTCGCCATGCCGCTGGCGTTCCTGGCCATCTACGTGTTCTCCAAGCTCGACACCAGCGCCGAAGCGCAGGCCGAGCGTGCTGCGTTCGACGACCAGTACGTGCGCGCCCAGACGGGCGTGGGCGCTGCCAGCGCCGCCGCGCACTGAGCGCGCCATGCTGCTGGGCCTGGCAGGCCGCACGGGCCCGGCAGCCTGCCAGGAGGCAATGGGCTGGCTACAATGAACGCAAGATTCGTGCCCCTCATGATGAAACGCCTCCTCCCCCTCCTCCTGGCTTCGGCCCTGATCGCCTTGGGCGGCGGCGCGCATGCCGAGCGCGCCGACCGCAACAAGCCCATGAACATCGAGGCCGACGCGCTGCACCATGACGAGCTGCGGCAGACCAGCGTGTTCACCGGCCGCGTGGTCATGACCAAGGGCTCCATCGTGCTGCGCGGCGAGCGCCTCGAGGTGCGCCAGGACCCGCAGGGCTACCAATCGGGCACCGTGGCCGCCGCGCCCGGGCAGCGCGCGTTCTTCCGCCAAAGGCGCGATGCCGCGCCGGGCCAGCCCGAGGAATTCATCGAGGGCGAGGGCGAAACCATCGAATACGACGGCCGCGCCGACACGGTGAAGTTCATCCGCCGCGCCGAGCTGCGCCGCTACCGTGGCGCGGTGCTGGACGACGAGATCACCGGCGCCGTCATCGTCTACAACAACCTCACCGACCAGTTCTCCGTGGACGGCCAGAAGGCGGCCGCCAGCGCCGAGGGCGGCAAGGGCCGGGACGGCCGCGTGCGCGCCATGCTGGCGCCCAAGGAGCAGGCCGCCAGCCCCGCCGCGGCGGCGTCGGGCGCCGCGCCCGCGCTGCGCCCCAGCACGGCCATCGACGGAGGCCAGTGAGTGCGCGCCGCTGACAACGGCTGCGACGGCAGCTGCCTCGAAGTGCTGCACCTGGCCAAATCCTACGGCAGCCGCAAGGTGGTCAAGGACGTATCGCTCTCCGTGCGCAAGGGCGAGGTCGTCGGCCTGCTCGGGCCCAATGGCGCGGGCAAGACCACCTCGTTCTACATGATCGTCGGCCTGGTGCGCAGCGACGGCGGCGACATCCTGATCGACGGCCAGTCGGTGGCCAACATGCCGATCCACCGGCGCTCGCGCCTGGGGCTGTCGTACCTGCCGCAGGAGGCGTCGATCTTCCGCAAGCTCAGCGTGCAGGACAACGTGCGCGCCGTGCTGGAGCTGCAGACCGACGAGCGCGGCCAGCCCCTGCCCAAACCCGTGATCGAGGAGCGCCTCACGGCGCTGCTGGAGGAGCTGCGCGTGCAGCACCTGCGCGAATCGCCCGCACTGGCGCTGTCGGGCGGCGAGCGCCGCCGCGTGGAAATCGCCCGTGCCCTGGCCACGCAGCCGCGCTTCATCCTGCTGGACGAGCCGTTCGCCGGCATCGACCCCATCGCCGTGATCGAGATCCAGCGCATCATCGGCTTCCTGAAGGAGCGTGGCATCGGCGTGCTCATCACCGACCACAACGTGCGCGAGACGCTGGGCATCTGCGACCACGCCTTCATCATCAGCGACGGCGAGGTGCTGGCCCGGGGCACGCCCTCGGAAATCGTGGACAACGCCGAAGTGCGCCGGGTCTACCTGGGCGAACACTTCCGCATGTAGATGCAGCCCAGCCTGTCGCTGCGCGTTTCGCAGCATCTCGCCCTCACGCCGCAACTGCAGCAGTCGATCCGCCTGCTGCAGCTGTCCACGCTGGAGATGGCCCAGGAAGTCGAGCAGATGCTGGGCGAC belongs to Acidovorax sp. YS12 and includes:
- a CDS encoding DUF485 domain-containing protein, translating into MSNPLYDNIKRDPRYAQLVRERARFATTLALLVIGVFFAFVLLVAFVPGVIAQRLSEGSNLTVGIALGFAQFVFFCALTWVYVRRANRDFDPRNAQIVQDALRKS
- a CDS encoding cation acetate symporter, whose translation is MPSSFSSSSSRALLALSLLLPALAWAGPDLGVAQKQPLNWHAIGMFFVFVLMTLGITYWAAGRSKSASDFYTAGGGITGKQNGLAIAGDFMSAATLLGLTAMIYGDGVDGYIYMVAFFVGWPIILFLMAERLRNLGKFTFADITAYRLRQGPVRTMAAVSSLTVVCFYLVAQMVGAGQLIKLLFGLDYNVALVVVGALMLVYVIFGGMVATTWVQIIKACMLLAGGTAIMLLAFSQFGFSFETLTTKAMEVHKLGQNMLSPGKLLADPVTALSMGLGLMFGIAGLPHILMRFFTVTNAQEARKSVFYASGIIAFFFNVIAIMGLCAIVLVGTNPEFFEGGQVGGKLVGGGNMVALHLAKAAGGNLLLGFLSAVAFATILAVVAGLALAGASAISHDLYARVIMKGQASEEKEIRVSKIATLCLGVVAVLLGMAFEKMNVAFMVALAFGVASCANFPVLLMSMYWKGLTTRGALVGGYTGLISSVLFVLFSKSVWVDVLGHAAPLFPYTQPALFAMPLAFLAIYVFSKLDTSAEAQAERAAFDDQYVRAQTGVGAASAAAH
- a CDS encoding thiol:disulfide interchange protein DsbA/DsbL, translating into MKRREFSLTAASALAVGAISLPAMAQPREGKDYRKLAKPAATEAPAGKVEVIEFFWYSCGHCNAFEPAFAAWLKTAPKDLVVHRVPVAFNGSFVPQQKIYYALEGLGKTEEIHAKVFRAIHVDRLKLTKDEEIFDWMGKQGVDVAKFKEMYNSFTVSNQVRKATQIQDAYGVEGVPSMGVAGRYYTDGTMAGSMQNVLQVVEQLAAQARKGA
- the lptB gene encoding LPS export ABC transporter ATP-binding protein, encoding MRAADNGCDGSCLEVLHLAKSYGSRKVVKDVSLSVRKGEVVGLLGPNGAGKTTSFYMIVGLVRSDGGDILIDGQSVANMPIHRRSRLGLSYLPQEASIFRKLSVQDNVRAVLELQTDERGQPLPKPVIEERLTALLEELRVQHLRESPALALSGGERRRVEIARALATQPRFILLDEPFAGIDPIAVIEIQRIIGFLKERGIGVLITDHNVRETLGICDHAFIISDGEVLARGTPSEIVDNAEVRRVYLGEHFRM
- a CDS encoding arginine--tRNA ligase produces the protein MLSVKQELLAALAGELEKISPGAGARAAFESPKVAAHGDFACTAAMQLAKPLKANPRALGEQLKAALEATPACQRWVDAIEIAGPGFLNIRLKPAAKQEVVREVLAAGQRFGYQQDNGGRVLVEFVSANPTGPLHVGHGRQAALGDAICNLFSTQGWNVHREFYYNDAGVQIDTLTKSTQLRAKGFKPGDDCWPTDADNPLAKNFYNGDYIADIAQAFLARETVKADDREFTANGDVEDYDNIRQFAVAYLRNEQDKDLQAFNLKFDEYYLESSLYTSGRVEATVNRLIANGKTYEQDGALWLKSTDYGDDKDRVMRKKDGTYTYFVPDVAYHIAKWERGFAKVVNIQGTDHHGTIARVRAGLQAADVGIPQGYPDYVLHTMVRVVRGGQEVKISKRAGSYVTLRDLIEWTSKDAVRFFLLSRKPDTEYTFDVDLAVAQNNDNPVYYVQYAHARICSVLRAWQEQGGDVASLQGADLSALEGPQAQALMLQLAKYPEMLTAAAEGEAPHDVTFYLRDLAAAYHSYYDAERILVDDEAVKRARLALVAATAQVLANGLAVLGVSAPERM
- the lptA gene encoding lipopolysaccharide transport periplasmic protein LptA, which codes for MMKRLLPLLLASALIALGGGAHAERADRNKPMNIEADALHHDELRQTSVFTGRVVMTKGSIVLRGERLEVRQDPQGYQSGTVAAAPGQRAFFRQRRDAAPGQPEEFIEGEGETIEYDGRADTVKFIRRAELRRYRGAVLDDEITGAVIVYNNLTDQFSVDGQKAAASAEGGKGRDGRVRAMLAPKEQAASPAAAASGAAPALRPSTAIDGGQ
- a CDS encoding SPOR domain-containing protein; this translates as MKTRQRGGTIVGFIFGLIVGLGVALAVVVYVMKVPVPFITKGGLRGPEQDAAEAEKNRNWNPNQALAGKPAPARPAEPAAPAASEPVAPAPSKVAEPKPDAKADAKEAVAKNPKDKDAKPAASADPLGDFAKAKASNATVEPFEYFVQAGAFNTQQDADAQRAKLAMLGWEARVSEREQNGRAYFRVRVGPFAKRDDAEQLKDKLKGAGVESTLVRVQR